A single genomic interval of Aegicerativicinus sediminis harbors:
- the tamL gene encoding translocation and assembly module lipoprotein TamL — translation MKYVSKTYVFLTIGIAIILVSCNALKYVPDGERLYTGASVEIQPDSIIPNESQLKDVLEQALMPEPNSSFLGMRPGLYFYYKNQKEHPGFINRWLYKKLGEEPVYQSDVQLYEVEDLLVNRLENRGFFYSTASSDFVEEEKTADAIYKVKVTKPYKMKTFQLDSIEEPLKTRIGELVEETNFKPGMRFDLDALKLERDRIDNGLKRKGYYNFNQNFLLFEADTNRYKNKRFDLYLRLKKDVPKSALIPYRITEINIYPNYDITTDSIPKDTIRFNGKNYLRNELFFKEHRLDPFITLAEGQLYDPGESRSTSRRLSTLGSYKYVNIQHNEIDSLSNDSIGYLKTDIYLSPLNKRAVRAELQAVSKSNNFAGPRLAITFVNRNLFKGGELLSVSAHTGYEFQMSKGNQNGFRNIEVGLNTELLFPRMLSPIKIENEFFQYSIPKTKATLGLNYLSRTGLYQLVNANTSFGYSWNANRFITYDYSPISVVITKLSNTTAEFEDILEANPFLQQSFEQEFIPGTLLGFTYNGMVDQNKTHQIYFSANFETAGNLTGLIGKEDEVSSNKTVFGMEYAQFAKLDVDLHYHYNFGNNQTLASRLFAGYGLAYGNSEVIPFIKQYVSGGPYSVRAFRLRSLGPGTFQEPEDNSTFFDQIGNIRFEANVEYRFPLFSFLNGAVFADAGNVWLSKENATVPGGKFTGKFLSELGMGAGVGLRVDIQGFVLRFDFAAPFHDPGLPEGERFNFQFDETIFNFAIGYPF, via the coding sequence TTGAAGTACGTTTCAAAAACATATGTATTCCTAACTATTGGCATCGCCATCATATTGGTATCATGTAATGCATTGAAATATGTTCCTGATGGTGAACGCCTGTATACTGGTGCTTCGGTGGAAATTCAACCAGATTCGATAATCCCTAATGAGTCCCAATTAAAGGATGTGTTAGAACAAGCCCTGATGCCTGAACCAAACTCTTCCTTTTTAGGTATGCGGCCAGGGCTATATTTCTATTACAAAAACCAAAAGGAACACCCAGGTTTTATCAATAGATGGCTTTACAAAAAATTGGGAGAGGAGCCAGTATACCAATCAGATGTTCAACTTTATGAAGTGGAAGATTTGTTGGTAAACCGCCTAGAAAACCGTGGATTTTTTTACAGTACGGCATCATCTGATTTTGTTGAGGAGGAAAAAACTGCCGATGCAATTTATAAGGTGAAGGTGACCAAACCTTATAAAATGAAAACTTTTCAATTAGATTCCATAGAAGAGCCTCTAAAAACCCGGATAGGTGAATTAGTTGAGGAGACCAACTTCAAACCTGGGATGCGATTTGATTTAGATGCCTTAAAATTAGAGAGAGACCGCATAGATAATGGTCTTAAACGCAAGGGTTATTACAATTTCAATCAAAATTTTCTATTGTTTGAGGCAGACACCAATAGGTATAAAAATAAGCGATTCGATCTGTATCTGAGGTTAAAAAAAGATGTTCCTAAATCAGCATTGATTCCATATAGGATAACAGAAATAAATATTTATCCGAATTACGACATAACTACCGATTCTATCCCAAAAGATACTATTCGTTTTAACGGTAAAAATTATTTGCGAAATGAGTTATTTTTCAAGGAACATAGGTTAGATCCATTTATTACTTTAGCCGAAGGACAACTCTACGATCCTGGAGAGTCTAGAAGTACTTCCAGAAGGCTTTCTACCTTGGGTTCCTACAAATATGTTAACATACAGCATAACGAAATAGATAGTTTATCTAATGACAGCATTGGATACCTTAAAACCGACATTTATTTATCACCGCTAAATAAACGTGCTGTACGTGCCGAATTACAAGCTGTTAGTAAATCGAACAATTTTGCTGGCCCACGGCTTGCTATTACATTTGTAAATCGCAATTTATTTAAAGGTGGAGAATTATTGAGTGTTTCGGCACATACTGGATACGAATTCCAAATGTCGAAGGGAAACCAAAATGGCTTTAGAAATATTGAAGTTGGTTTGAATACCGAATTATTATTTCCTCGTATGCTTTCTCCAATAAAAATTGAAAATGAATTTTTTCAATACTCCATTCCCAAAACAAAAGCAACCTTAGGTCTTAATTACCTATCGAGAACTGGGCTATATCAACTTGTTAACGCCAATACAAGTTTTGGTTATAGTTGGAATGCAAACCGCTTTATAACCTATGATTATTCTCCAATTTCCGTGGTTATAACAAAACTTTCCAATACCACTGCTGAATTCGAAGATATACTGGAAGCCAACCCTTTTCTACAACAAAGTTTTGAACAAGAATTTATCCCTGGCACCTTATTGGGATTTACCTACAATGGTATGGTTGACCAAAATAAAACACACCAAATATATTTTAGCGCCAATTTTGAAACTGCTGGAAATTTAACTGGTCTAATTGGCAAAGAAGATGAAGTCTCAAGCAACAAAACTGTTTTTGGGATGGAATATGCACAATTTGCCAAATTAGACGTTGATCTCCATTACCATTATAATTTCGGAAATAATCAAACCTTGGCATCTCGGCTTTTTGCAGGTTATGGTCTTGCATACGGCAATTCTGAGGTAATCCCTTTTATAAAACAATATGTTTCTGGTGGGCCCTATAGTGTAAGAGCTTTCAGACTTAGGTCTTTAGGTCCAGGCACTTTTCAAGAACCTGAGGACAACAGCACGTTTTTCGATCAGATCGGTAATATACGATTTGAGGCTAATGTAGAATACAGGTTCCCATTGTTTTCATTTTTAAATGGGGCAGTTTTTGCAGATGCCGGTAATGTTTGGTTATCTAAAGAGAATGCAACAGTACCCGGAGGTAAATTTACCGGTAAATTTTTAAGTGAATTAGGAATGGGAGCTGGCGTTGGTCTTCGAGTGGACATTCAAGGTTTTGTTTTAAGATTCGATTTTGCGGCTCCGTTTCATGATCCAGGTTTGCCAGAAGGTGAACGCTTTAACTTTCAATTTGATGAAACCATCTTCAATTTTGCAATCGGTTACCCCTTCTAA
- a CDS encoding translocation/assembly module TamB domain-containing protein, which produces MFIRSPWGQGIIVNKIVTYITDKTGTEVSIDKAYLSFGGNLVAEGIFLEDTKEDTLVYSKYLEVNLPIWPIISNHEIAIKNVNWEGLRANVIRKDSLQGFSFQFLVNALATQDSTTTVADTNAVAYSFSIGEVDLTDIKVVFNDAVSGMNSNYRIGSLQAEMEKMDLDGLQFDVSNVNLKHSDIEISLIQPQDTTSSEDSPLPFFLFEHIAFETVNFHFNSELDDLNLNLELEKLSGSIVAINLEDPKYTIDHIELLNSKIVLNLSTNGITEDPKSTPASNQEFTWPPIALEINRADFENNYFELTNGKSPNIKGEFNPNNIKLAELNLEFNELILKEGLVKTNINEANFNEQSGLTLNELVGNVIIDENNIELKNLNLSLNNSKLRGDLLVTYDDLNQFISNPETGYLNVNIPNFNINPELATYFQKDLSENANFKKIQIHTISGRINANGAFSKIDLRNTQVNWGPETSLQLSGIISNPSNPETLAYEINSLEAVTTPKDLAVFLDTTQMGISLPKQLLLKGEAKGTSEEIIANLTLKTDQGNAIVNGKFGFGDIIDFNSGIEFQNIQLQNLLKNEQLGPLTATIQANGIGNNINTLDARLKATIDSLNLKNYKIKDLELSGSFEKGKGHLKSEYKDDNVNLNLSSYVVLDSINTEAFLTLDVIGVNLQSLGLVTRDIRAGFILNADFKGNSENYDVAAVIDRGIVVYDNSSYLLGDVSALAHVQPDTTSLQINNKILNLDLESNSEPVHLTEALKTHLYSYFYRDVSRIDSIQNPVNVKVRGRLSSDPVIDKVFFVNLRDLDTITLSMDFAEKERKLVANVNAPHINYNGYELDSLLLDVNTDKELFDFNLNFKEIKAGPLDIQKTVITGVQQNNEMELVFKAFNNDTTMMYVNSKISGNRDELIYTVNPKDLTFNFKPWNIPETNQFTYTPTQLGFTDFMLTRNEQSIGFRDDLQNISQEHIALVFNNFDIQEVLDYLNPNDEIAKGILSGELVFEKPMTDTGIVADISIQNLELLDTSFGTLTFEGDALGGNRYDFNLDTQGGDVILTLAGDYITQNETSNLDLKLDIHEFKMKALEGLSLGAIKDGQGDFTGEFAVNGSFLEPQYSGNLHFTNAQFTLTALNAPFTLENEILQVNNNLIEMDNFTVKDAKNNTLVFNGEIGTETYLNPTFNLSIKADQFEAMNSTKEDNDKFYGLAVISADVDIQGDIQIPIITGNAQVKDVTNITYVMPSASVNMEERDGVVVFVNKDNPNSILTQNQEELAEVTGFDISANFNIENDANFTIVINEQSNDNFNVHGNGEFTYRMKPNGRMTLSGIYEINGGHYEMSLYQLVNRRFELMPGGQIRWSGNPFDAELRIKAVYEVEASASPLMGPSLSGVDPNLKNQFRQSLPFYVYLNIDGELMRPDISFDLDMPEDNRGSIGGQVYGRIQQVNEQEGELNKQVFSLLVLNRFYPSSGNDGGSGGFDNFARDNINEAISDQLNAFSDSVLGNAGVDVSFNLDTFTDYQGSSPQERTQLDIAARKKFLNDRLTIEVGSEVDIQGQDQSQQGNPVIGNFSILYDITEDGRYQIKGFRKNAYENIFDGQVIMNGIALIFTQEFNKFSELWELMFHSNQKIEKNEDKTPPIPEDDQTSKN; this is translated from the coding sequence ATGTTTATTAGGAGTCCTTGGGGACAAGGCATAATAGTAAATAAGATTGTAACCTATATCACCGATAAAACGGGTACAGAGGTTTCCATTGACAAAGCTTATCTTTCATTTGGCGGAAATCTGGTCGCTGAGGGCATTTTTCTTGAAGACACAAAAGAAGATACCTTGGTTTACTCCAAATACCTTGAAGTTAATTTACCTATATGGCCTATTATTAGCAACCACGAAATTGCAATTAAGAATGTAAACTGGGAAGGACTTAGAGCCAATGTAATTAGAAAAGATTCCTTGCAAGGATTCAGTTTTCAATTTTTGGTTAATGCCTTAGCCACACAAGATTCAACCACAACTGTGGCAGATACAAACGCAGTGGCTTACTCATTTTCTATTGGTGAAGTTGATCTTACTGATATTAAAGTTGTATTTAACGATGCTGTTTCTGGAATGAATAGCAATTATAGAATTGGCAGTTTACAGGCAGAGATGGAGAAAATGGATTTAGATGGCCTTCAATTTGATGTGTCTAATGTTAATTTGAAACATTCTGATATAGAAATTAGTTTGATTCAACCGCAAGACACAACTAGTTCAGAAGATTCACCCTTACCATTTTTCCTTTTTGAACATATAGCTTTTGAAACGGTTAATTTTCACTTTAATTCTGAATTGGACGATTTAAATCTCAACTTAGAATTAGAAAAACTTTCAGGTAGCATTGTTGCAATAAATCTAGAAGATCCTAAATATACCATTGACCATATAGAACTCCTCAATTCTAAAATAGTTTTGAATCTTTCTACCAATGGTATTACTGAAGATCCCAAGTCGACCCCTGCTTCAAATCAAGAATTTACTTGGCCACCTATAGCCTTAGAAATCAATCGTGCTGATTTCGAGAATAATTACTTTGAGCTAACAAATGGCAAATCTCCAAACATCAAAGGGGAATTTAATCCAAACAATATAAAATTGGCAGAATTGAATTTAGAGTTCAACGAGTTAATTTTAAAAGAAGGCTTGGTAAAAACCAATATAAATGAAGCCAATTTTAATGAACAATCAGGCTTAACACTTAACGAATTGGTGGGTAATGTAATAATAGATGAAAACAATATCGAGTTAAAAAATCTGAATTTAAGCCTAAACAATAGTAAACTTCGAGGAGACCTCCTAGTTACATATGACGATTTGAATCAATTTATTTCAAATCCTGAAACAGGCTACCTCAATGTCAACATTCCCAACTTCAATATTAATCCGGAATTGGCAACCTATTTTCAAAAAGATCTGTCCGAAAATGCCAACTTTAAAAAAATACAGATCCATACGATATCTGGACGTATAAACGCAAATGGTGCTTTTTCGAAAATAGATCTTAGGAATACACAGGTAAATTGGGGACCAGAAACTAGCTTACAACTCTCGGGAATTATTTCAAATCCTTCAAACCCGGAAACCTTAGCATACGAAATCAATAGTTTGGAAGCAGTGACTACCCCCAAGGATTTAGCCGTTTTTCTAGATACAACCCAAATGGGAATTTCGCTTCCCAAACAACTGTTATTAAAAGGAGAAGCAAAAGGAACTAGCGAGGAAATCATCGCTAATCTTACATTAAAAACAGACCAAGGCAATGCTATAGTCAATGGAAAATTTGGATTTGGTGATATTATAGATTTCAATTCGGGGATTGAATTTCAGAATATTCAATTACAAAACCTCTTGAAAAATGAACAATTAGGTCCATTAACCGCCACAATACAAGCAAATGGAATTGGCAACAATATCAACACTTTAGATGCCCGCCTAAAGGCCACTATTGATTCCTTAAACCTAAAGAATTACAAAATCAAAGATTTAGAATTATCCGGAAGCTTTGAAAAAGGAAAGGGCCATTTAAAATCTGAATATAAGGATGACAATGTAAATCTCAATTTAAGTTCTTACGTTGTTTTAGATTCAATTAATACAGAAGCATTTCTCACGTTGGATGTCATTGGGGTTAATCTGCAAAGTCTAGGATTGGTTACAAGGGATATTCGGGCAGGATTTATTTTAAATGCCGATTTTAAGGGTAATTCGGAGAATTATGATGTTGCTGCTGTAATTGACAGAGGAATAGTGGTATATGACAATAGCAGTTATTTACTTGGAGATGTTAGCGCCTTAGCTCATGTGCAACCAGATACGACTTCACTTCAAATCAATAATAAAATATTAAACCTAGACCTAGAATCTAATTCTGAACCTGTGCATCTAACAGAAGCACTAAAAACACATCTATACAGTTATTTTTATCGCGATGTTAGTAGAATTGATTCCATTCAAAATCCAGTTAATGTTAAAGTGAGGGGCAGGCTTTCTTCAGATCCCGTCATCGATAAGGTATTTTTTGTTAATCTAAGGGACTTAGACACTATCACACTTTCGATGGATTTTGCTGAAAAGGAAAGAAAATTAGTAGCAAATGTAAACGCACCCCACATTAATTACAATGGTTATGAATTAGACAGCCTTCTGCTGGATGTTAATACAGACAAGGAACTTTTCGATTTTAATTTAAACTTTAAGGAAATAAAAGCAGGGCCCTTAGATATTCAAAAAACTGTGATTACGGGTGTGCAGCAAAATAATGAAATGGAGTTGGTATTCAAGGCTTTTAATAACGATACCACGATGATGTATGTTAACTCGAAAATTTCCGGCAACAGAGATGAATTAATTTATACTGTTAACCCAAAGGACCTAACATTCAATTTTAAGCCTTGGAATATCCCAGAAACAAATCAATTTACTTACACTCCTACACAATTAGGGTTTACGGATTTTATGTTAACCAGGAATGAACAGTCAATTGGTTTTAGAGACGACTTACAAAACATTTCACAAGAGCATATCGCCTTAGTTTTTAACAATTTCGACATCCAGGAAGTTCTAGACTATTTAAACCCCAATGATGAAATTGCAAAGGGAATCCTGTCAGGCGAGTTGGTTTTTGAGAAACCAATGACGGACACCGGAATAGTCGCGGACATTTCAATCCAAAATCTCGAGCTGCTCGACACCTCTTTTGGCACCTTAACTTTTGAAGGAGATGCGCTGGGGGGCAATCGCTATGATTTTAATTTAGACACACAGGGAGGAGATGTGATTCTTACTTTGGCCGGAGATTATATCACCCAAAATGAAACCTCCAATCTAGATCTCAAATTAGATATTCATGAATTTAAAATGAAAGCGTTAGAGGGCCTTTCCTTAGGAGCAATTAAGGATGGGCAAGGTGATTTTACAGGAGAATTTGCGGTTAACGGATCATTTCTTGAACCTCAATATTCGGGAAACCTGCATTTCACCAACGCACAATTTACACTCACTGCCCTTAATGCACCTTTCACCTTGGAAAATGAAATTTTGCAGGTTAACAATAATCTGATTGAAATGGACAATTTCACTGTTAAGGATGCAAAAAACAACACTTTAGTTTTTAATGGGGAAATAGGAACAGAAACTTATCTAAATCCTACCTTCAATCTAAGCATAAAAGCGGATCAATTTGAGGCGATGAACTCTACAAAAGAGGACAATGACAAATTTTATGGACTGGCCGTTATAAGTGCTGATGTAGATATTCAGGGAGATATACAGATACCAATTATAACTGGCAATGCTCAGGTTAAAGATGTAACCAACATTACTTATGTAATGCCATCGGCAAGTGTAAATATGGAAGAACGGGATGGTGTTGTTGTATTTGTCAATAAGGACAATCCAAACTCCATCTTAACCCAAAATCAGGAAGAATTAGCTGAAGTTACCGGATTCGATATTTCTGCCAACTTCAATATAGAAAACGATGCTAATTTTACCATTGTCATTAACGAACAATCGAACGATAACTTCAATGTGCATGGAAACGGTGAATTCACTTATAGAATGAAACCAAATGGCAGAATGACCCTAAGTGGTATTTACGAAATAAACGGAGGACATTACGAAATGAGTCTTTACCAATTGGTTAATAGAAGATTCGAATTGATGCCTGGAGGACAAATCCGTTGGTCTGGTAATCCATTTGATGCTGAATTACGAATAAAAGCTGTTTATGAAGTTGAGGCATCTGCCTCTCCACTTATGGGACCATCTTTAAGCGGGGTCGACCCTAATCTAAAAAATCAATTTAGGCAATCACTCCCATTTTATGTCTACCTAAATATCGACGGAGAACTAATGCGCCCTGATATTTCCTTCGATTTAGACATGCCTGAAGACAACCGTGGTTCTATAGGCGGGCAGGTTTATGGCAGAATCCAACAGGTTAATGAGCAAGAAGGTGAATTGAACAAACAAGTATTTTCTTTGTTAGTTCTAAATCGTTTCTACCCATCTTCCGGGAATGATGGCGGTAGTGGCGGGTTCGATAATTTTGCAAGAGACAATATAAATGAGGCTATTTCAGATCAATTAAATGCTTTTTCAGACAGCGTTTTGGGCAATGCTGGTGTGGATGTATCCTTTAACTTAGACACCTTCACTGATTACCAAGGATCCTCACCCCAAGAACGTACACAGTTAGATATAGCTGCTAGAAAGAAATTCTTGAATGATCGACTTACCATCGAAGTTGGAAGCGAGGTAGACATTCAAGGCCAAGATCAATCTCAACAAGGAAACCCGGTCATTGGCAATTTTAGCATTTTGTACGACATCACAGAGGATGGGCGCTACCAAATTAAGGGGTTTAGAAAAAATGCATATGAAAATATTTTTGATGGACAGGTTATAATGAATGGAATTGCACTCATCTTTACTCAAGAATTCAATAAGTTTTCTGAATTATGGGAATTAATGTTCCATTCTAATCAGAAAATTGAAAAGAACGAGGATAAAACGCCTCCAATACCAGAGGATGATCAAACAAGTAAAAATTAG